From the genome of Populus trichocarpa isolate Nisqually-1 chromosome 15, P.trichocarpa_v4.1, whole genome shotgun sequence, one region includes:
- the LOC7474064 gene encoding BAHD acyltransferase DCR gives MAPEKEEEIMKVKITGKCRVKPNKKLGRSECQLVTFDLPYIAFQYNQKLMVYKGDEYEYEDRVGKLKDGLGVVLEDFYQLAGKLAKDEDWVFRVEYDDDMEGVEVLEAKAEWISVEDLTVEEGTSTLKELIPYSGILNSEGLHRPLLSVQLTKLRDGLAMGLAFNHAILDGTSTWHFMSSWAQICSGLPSISLLPFLDRTKVRNTKVKFQLSPPDQNGSSTDDAKPVDQPLRERVFKFSESGIDKIKSKINSNIPSGGSKPFSTFQSLAVHIWRHVTQARQLKPEDYTVFTVFADCRKRVDPPMPESYFGNLIQAIFTVTAAGLLSMNPPEFGASMIQKAIETHDAKAIEERNKQFESAPKVYQFKDAGVNCVAVGSSPRFPVYEVDFGWGKPETVRSGINNRFDGMVYLYQGKSGGRSIDVEISLEAGAMERLEKDKEFVLEVN, from the exons ATGGCCCctgaaaaggaggaggagatcatGAAGGTGAAAATAACTGGCAAATGCCGTGTGAAGCCCAACAAGAAACTAGGAAGAAGTGAATGTCAGCTGGTCACTTTTGATCTTCCATACATAGCATTTCAGTACAACCAAAAGCTGATGGTTTACAAGGGAGATGAGTATGAGTATGAGGATAGGGTAGGGAAGTTGAAAGATGGGCTAGGAGTTGTCCTGGAAGATTTCTATCAACTGGCAGGGAAGCTAGCAAAGGATGAAGATTGGGTGTTCAGGGTAGAATATGATGACGATATGGAGGGAGTGGAGGTGTTGGAGGCCAAAGCTGAGTGGATCAGTGTGGAGGATCTAACTGTTGAGGAGGGCACCTCCACCTTGAAGGAGCTCATACCTTACAGTGGGATCTTGAACTCTGAGGGCCTCCACAGACCATTGTTGTCAGTGCAG CTAACCAAGCTAAGAGATGGACTGGCGATGGGATTGGCCTTCAACCATGCCATCCTCGATGGGACCTCCACATGGCACTTTATGAGTTCATGGGCCCAGATATGCAGTGGGTTGCCTTCAATCTCTCTCCTACCTTTCCTGGACCGCACCAAAGTGCGAAACACTAAAGTAAAGTTCCAACTCTCTCCACCAGATCAAAATGGATCATCCACTGATGATGCCAAGCCTGTTGACCAGCCACTCAGAGAGCGAGTCTTCAAATTCTCTGAATCAGGAATTGACAAGATCAAGtcaaaaatcaactcaaacataCCATCTGGCGGCTCAAAACCCTTCTCCACTTTTCAATCACTTGCTGTCCACATTTGGCGCCATGTGACCCAAGCACGTCAACTCAAACCTGAAGACTACACAGTTTTCACTGTCTTTGCTGACTGCCGCAAAAGGGTCGATCCCCCCATGCCGGAAAGTTACTTTGGCAACCTTATTCAGGCCATATTCACGGTGACTGCTGCCGGGTTGCTGTCGATGAACCCACCTGAATTTGGAGCCTCCATGATACAAAAAGCCATTGAAACGCATGATGCTAAAGCCATTGAAGAACGGAACAAACAGTTTGAGAGTGCACCGAAGGTATATCAGTTCAAAGATGCTGGTGTTAATTGTGTAGCTGTTGGAAGCTCACCGAGGTTTCCAGTTTATGAGGTGGATTTTGGGTGGGGAAAGCCAGAGACAGTGAGGAGTGGAATCAATAACAGGTTCGACGGGATGGTGTACTTGTATCAAGGGAAGAGTGGTGGAAGGAGTATTGACGTGGAGATTAGCTTGGAAGCTGGAGCCATGGAGAGGCTGGAGAAGGATAAGGAGTTTGTTTTGGAGGTTAATTGA